Proteins from one Armatimonadota bacterium genomic window:
- a CDS encoding PEP-CTERM sorting domain-containing protein, translating into MQATTDEFGYVTQYSLDGGVTNELWQLYGYIGNEYGVIPTAPGSSYSQFFDVDSLNVTATGITSSLRLNALGAAELGLSAGDILIDWAISVDGPPANRLLWSPTIRNAAASSMTLSFYAYLDLDINETEEQDIAEGGLHGGAFGEGAKRLIWTLAPTAEHYEAGPFPSIQSLLDNMAAASDLGDSGLPIGTPSDITAAWQFDLQLGAGDSARLDMALATPEPGTLVLMLSGIGAGWVALVRRRGRDTGKKLGHG; encoded by the coding sequence TTGCAAGCCACCACAGACGAGTTTGGTTACGTGACCCAGTACTCACTGGACGGCGGCGTAACAAATGAGCTGTGGCAGCTGTACGGGTACATTGGCAACGAATACGGGGTAATTCCCACCGCGCCGGGGAGCAGCTACTCGCAGTTCTTCGACGTGGACAGTCTCAACGTAACAGCTACAGGCATCACCTCAAGCCTGAGGCTCAATGCACTCGGTGCAGCGGAGCTGGGACTGTCGGCGGGCGACATTCTGATCGACTGGGCGATCTCCGTTGACGGTCCGCCGGCCAACAGACTGCTTTGGTCGCCAACCATTCGGAATGCCGCCGCCTCGTCCATGACGCTGTCCTTCTATGCTTACCTGGATTTGGACATCAATGAGACTGAAGAGCAGGACATTGCGGAAGGCGGTTTGCACGGCGGAGCATTCGGCGAAGGTGCGAAACGCCTGATCTGGACCCTCGCGCCGACTGCGGAGCATTACGAAGCCGGTCCATTTCCCAGCATCCAGTCGCTGCTGGACAACATGGCCGCAGCTTCGGACCTGGGAGACAGTGGCCTGCCGATCGGTACGCCCTCCGACATCACAGCAGCATGGCAATTCGATCTTCAGCTGGGAGCGGGGGATTCGGCGAGGCTCGACATGGCTTTGGCCACACCGGAACCGGGCACTCTGGTCCTGATGCTGTCAGGAATCGGCGCCGGATGGGTTGCGCTTGTGCGGCGCAGGGGACGAGACACGGGGAAGAAACTGGGACATGGCTAA
- the ftsA gene encoding cell division protein FtsA, which translates to MRRDLCVAGIDVGTTKICVVIGRPTDRGALDVVGVGTHPSHGLKRGIVVDRELARNSISEAVAAAERMADIKIAGAYVGITGDHIQCANVTGRVRTGPTGEVTPEDVEKVIQSARDSVALPSDREIVYTIVRGFTLDGQPGVTRPVGMSATYLDAEVHVVTGMQNIIDNVEKCVEDCGIEVQQDLLEPIATSLAVITEAERDLGVTLVDIGGGTTDIAAFDNGSICHTSAIPVAGNHLTRDIARVLHVSLEDAEMLKCRFGRAMPESVSEDDYVQVNIAGTGKAERVPQRLISEIIQPRVEEIFTLVKNDLRRAGVYHTINGGVVISGGGSQLADAWRVASDVLDGLPVRVGAPRNLVGLSESVATPIHATGVGLAIQAANDGASCTEGADLDGFPMGNTIAAVRNWFQSLVSRPSRSRRPSR; encoded by the coding sequence GTGCGTCGTGACCTGTGCGTGGCCGGAATCGATGTCGGGACCACCAAGATCTGCGTGGTCATCGGGCGCCCAACGGACCGTGGGGCGCTGGATGTCGTGGGTGTGGGCACGCACCCGTCCCACGGCCTCAAACGCGGCATCGTGGTGGATCGTGAACTGGCGCGCAATTCTATTAGCGAAGCGGTGGCGGCCGCTGAGCGCATGGCGGACATCAAGATCGCGGGTGCCTATGTCGGGATCACCGGCGACCACATTCAGTGCGCCAATGTGACCGGACGGGTGCGCACGGGCCCGACGGGCGAAGTCACACCCGAAGACGTGGAGAAAGTGATCCAGAGCGCACGGGACAGTGTGGCGCTGCCCTCGGACCGCGAAATCGTCTACACCATCGTCCGGGGATTCACTCTCGATGGGCAGCCCGGGGTCACACGCCCCGTGGGCATGAGCGCTACCTACCTCGACGCCGAAGTCCACGTTGTCACCGGGATGCAGAATATTATCGATAACGTGGAGAAGTGCGTCGAAGACTGCGGTATCGAGGTCCAGCAAGACCTTCTGGAGCCAATCGCCACAAGCCTCGCTGTGATCACCGAAGCGGAACGCGACCTGGGTGTGACCCTCGTCGATATAGGCGGCGGGACCACGGATATCGCAGCCTTCGACAACGGCTCCATCTGCCACACATCCGCCATCCCCGTCGCCGGCAACCACCTTACCCGCGACATCGCCCGTGTCCTGCATGTGAGCCTCGAAGATGCCGAGATGCTCAAGTGCCGTTTCGGCAGGGCGATGCCGGAATCAGTGTCCGAAGATGACTATGTCCAGGTGAACATCGCCGGAACCGGCAAGGCTGAGCGCGTCCCGCAGCGCCTGATCTCCGAGATCATCCAACCGCGGGTCGAGGAGATCTTCACGCTGGTGAAGAACGATCTGCGCCGGGCAGGGGTCTACCACACAATCAATGGCGGAGTCGTGATTTCCGGCGGGGGATCACAACTTGCGGACGCCTGGCGGGTGGCTTCCGACGTACTCGACGGGCTTCCGGTTCGCGTCGGTGCGCCGCGCAACCTGGTGGGGCTCTCCGAAAGCGTGGCCACTCCCATCCACGCGACCGGCGTCGGCCTGGCTATCCAGGCCGCCAATGACGGCGCCAGTTGCACCGAAGGCGCCGATCTGGATGGCTTCCCCATGGGCAATACCATCGCGGCGGTCAGGAACTGGTTCCAGAGTCTTGTCTCCCGCCCATCCCGTTCCCGCCGGCCGAGTCGTTAG